The Bacteroidota bacterium DNA window ATTTGGGATGGAATCAAAATCTTCTACTTCAACCGCAGCCCATTTTTCAAATTCTGTATTTGGATTGAAATTATTAAAGTATAATGAGTCATATACCTCAATGGAATATAAATTTGAGGCAATATTATTTGGGATTTCTCTTCGTCTTTGCATAAAATTCCGCCAAAGTTCAGCAGTCTTATTATTAGATAAAGACATAACAATTCGTTTGCCAATGAATTTTTTTTCGGGCAGTGTTTCGAAGCAGGGGTGCATATAGTATAAAGTATATAGTCTGCTTCAGTCGAGGTGCTTCCACTTGACTTTAGTGTCATAGTGCTGTCAGGTGTTCCGAAGCGTTGGAACCGCAAATTACTTTTTCAAAGCCTTAGCTTTAGCTTCCATTTCTTTTGCCTTTTCAGGCATTTTTAATTGCTCGTATAGATGCTGTAATGCTTCCACAATCTGTCGGTCGCTATCTTTAAGTTCATAAGCTTTTTCTAAATGTGGACGGGCTTTATCGAGCAGTTCTTTTTTGGTATTTTCTAACTGGGCAAGCTTTGTTTTGTAATCTGGTTTCTTATCGTCTAGTTTGCCAATTTTACTTATGATAGGAATAACTTGGTTAAAATAAAATGCTCCCAAATTGTATTGAGAAAAAGTATCATTCTCGTTTAATTCAATCGCTTTCTTATAGTCGGGCTCAATGAGTTTGTTCATACTATCAATACTTGAAGCTGGCACTTTTTTGGCTGCCATATCATTGCGTATGTCTTCATATATCAATCCTCTGTAGTAATAGTATTTTCCATTGTCGGGACTCTTTTCTATTTTCTTGCTTACCTTACTAATAAATAAATTATTGTTTCCACTGTTCAAATATAATTGAATCTCAATTTCGCTAAAAATTGGGTCTTCGGTAAATATGCGTTCAGCTTTTTCCAATACAATCAAAGCATTTGCAGTATCTTTATCATTTATATATAAATTATAGAGTGAAGTAAATACATTCCTTTCGTTATATCCACTATCAATTAATATATTGAACAATTCTTTACTTCTACTATTGTTGCCAAGCCTAATGTTAATATAAGCGGTAAGTTCCCAAAGTTTTTTCCTGCTTAGATTATTCGTTTTTAATTCACCCCTACTATCATATTTATATACTTGCAATATATTATCATATATTTTCAAAGTTCCCAAATAGTCACCTTTGTTTAGTTTGCCTAGAGCGTAATTAAATGCCCTAAAAGTGGTATAAGTAAGCAAGCAACTAGTATTGTCCTCATACACGTCCAAAATATCCTTGCTGAACTCTTCTTTTTTATCAATACTTAAGCATTTTAAAAAAGATTCGAGGGCTTTTTCGGCTGCATTAGAATCCAAATTCTTAATTTTGTCTTCGGCTTCTATCTTGTTATATATTAAACCACGGTAATACCAAGTTTTGGGTTTAACACTGGTTTCTTCATTAGCAGCAGCTTTATCAATATATGTTTTAGCATCCTTCATGCTCAACTCATCACCATTGCGGTAATAAGTAATAGCTGATTCGAGATTTACCTTTTGCGAAAATGCTGAGGTAAGCAAAGTGGCAACTATAGCCAAAGTAAAAATAATACGTTTCATTATACTATGATATTGTGGTTTTTAATTAATAACGCCTATTCGTCAATTTGGTTGCTTGGGTCTTCGGGTTTATCATCTTCTGATTCGTCTTCACCTTCTTCCTCAGTCAAATCTAAATCATCTGCATCCACCTCATCGTCCCGATCGCTATCTGGATCATCGTCGTTGCCAATTTCTGTGCCATCAATTTCTAGTACTTCTGCTTCAGCACCTTCTAATACTGCTATTGCTTCTTCTTCCTCATCTTTGTTCACCAGAGCAACACTTGCAATTGAATCTTTTTCATTGATTTTAACCAATTTTACACCTTGCGTTACACGACCTACTACTCTTAGCGAATCAACAGA harbors:
- a CDS encoding GyrI-like domain-containing protein, which codes for MHPCFETLPEKKFIGKRIVMSLSNNKTAELWRNFMQRRREIPNNIASNLYSIEVYDSLYFNNFNPNTEFEKWAAVEVEDFDSIPNEMETKILL